tttttatacgtatgatacactttttatacaaaactgatacagtttatatacacatgctgaaattatatatacactttctatacaaaaatgatacatattatatacaaaaatgatacaattttctattctttACAGGGTAGTTGCATTGTtctgatacacattatatacacaaatgatacatattatatataaaaatgatacataccttagtgattcatattttatacagtttctatacattacagataggtactgatacatattttatacacaaatgacacatattatatataaaaatcgcctcaaacatttttatgtttgggtttttatttgaaaattgtcttatttaCGTTTTGGCTAATGGATGGGATTAGCTTAATTGCTACATTTTGGGTTTGGGAAAAATTGAGCTACAGGGTGAGATTATTTATGGCCGACCGGTCATATATGTCCTTTTCCCAAaatttgtcccttttttttttgttttttttttccaaccaaTTTGTACGCTAACTGTACGAGATTTGGGCTAAAATtatcccttatctatgggagtaggttcattttggtcccttGAAATATAATCCTGAGCATATTTGATCCCTAATCTATggagtaggttcattttggtctCTCAAATATAACGCTAAGCATATTTAATTCCTTAACTATGCTAAAGTGGAGCACTTTTGGTTTCCTTAATAGAACCAATTTAAAAAGTAACGGTGCTAAATCCTTGTGACACTTACCTGACTCATAAGAGGCTAAATCCATCAGACAAAATGCAAAGTAGAGTAATGACATTTCTCTAAAAAAAATGCAACTCATATAAGATATTAGCAAACCAACTCATAATATTTGAATCATATGGTTGGTAACCAACTCTTAAACGGTAATCTAACAGCACACAGGAACTGTTCCACTTATTTTGGAAGCATGTGAATATAACacctttttttttggttaaatattaaaaaaaaatcaaaattctttTTAACAACTATTATACATCATCTTAATTGGTGGAACCGCACCATTTTTTTCCGAAAGCATGTGAATGCAAATTTCAATATATTAGATAAAGTTTCTGCCTGTTTTAAAAAATCAGCTTCTTCTTCCAGCCAATTGAAGCTTTCTACTGAGAGGCTAGGGCTTTTTTCTAGTAAAGTGTTTCTTCATATGAAGTTGGGGGGAAAGGCGAATGAGTTTAGTATTTTTGTCCGACGGGTTTAGCCTCTTGCAAGTCACGTGAGTGTCACCTGGGTTTAGCACTGTTACTTTTTCAACGGGTTCTATTAGGgagattaagagcccgtttggattggcttataagttgcctataagctgttttcagtttttttgagtgtttgactggccagcttaaagccatattgtacttaaaataagccgaaaaaattaattgggtttgtttggcttaacttatctaaagcagattataagctgaaaacaacttataagccaaaaaaaaaaaaaaaaaaatttggactacactaatttttttttttttttttggcttataagctatttttttaagcccatccaaacaggctctaaaggCACTCCACTTTAGCATAGTTAAGGGATTAAATATGCTAAGCAAAATACTTCACTTTAGCATAGTTAAGGGAATTAAATATGCTAAGCGTTATATTTGAGAGGCCAAAATAAACCTACTCCCATAAATAAGGAATTAAATATGCTCCTGATTATATTTGAGGAACCAAAATAAACTCAGTCGAATACGTACTACCTTTCACTAGCACAAATACCAATCTCCTAATTCACCCTGAGCCACACCATTTGGTGCCACCCCCTATTGCTAGCACAAAATACCTGGTATTTATGCTTTTAATCATCCACTATTATACCACGCACAGTATGACATTATGTACAGCGAGTCATCATCTACACATTCTAACAGCAAATCTTCAAACATTTGCTTTCCGTTTTAGATTCTCTGTATATTTATCAGGTAACTGTGGAAAGACACTGAACAAACGCAGCCAACCAGCCCAATCGGTAACTATATCAACAATATCACAACTTGCTAGAAATGTTCCCCTTAAATTACAACAGTTGAAGACAGTACATTAATTAGCCAAACTACGACAAAGGAAACATACTCAGCAAGTACTTCAGATTACAGAAAAATGGAAGAccataaagaaaaggaaaaagaaagtatCCAACAAAACTTTGGTTTTCCCAACCTCTAATGAAAAACCAATTGTTTTGATGATAAACAAaatcatgataatgataataatgacaagGCGAAGTCATTAATCATTTCAAACCCAATGCAAAGGACAACTTAGGCCTGGATTTGTTCTTGCCCAACAATTTCATTTGATTTGCACGCTCTTCCTCCTCTTGTTGTTTCTTCCTACGCAAAGCCTCTTCTTTCTGTCTTTGGAGCTCTTCCAGTTCCCTATAACGCTGCTCTTCCTTCATTTGCTGCTCCAGAGCTTCTCTTCTCTGAGCCTCTTCcacctttcttctcttttcttcAAGCATTCTTTCCAACTCTTCTTTCTCTTTTCGAGCTTGTTCCTGCATGAACAATTAGAAGAGTCACTTTTCACTGCCAATCTGAATTAAATTTCAATGAAGAATATGGCAGCCGAGCATGGCCAATATAAGTTCAAGAAAACTAAAGCCACGATTATGCCAAAACAAATGGGTGAGATCATGGGGTCATTGGCCTTCCCAGCCCAACCCACTCTTCATATAGCTTCCTGTGGTGTTTTAATTATTTCCTTTTATAATGGGATTATTAGCAGACCAACCACTGTAGCAGGCTCATGATACATGTAATGAAGAACCATCATGAGACTGCTAAAATTGTAATTTGAACTATGATTCTGTAAACATGAAATTTAGTATAAAGGTCACAATACATGCTAACTGCTAATATAGAAAAAGCAACGTAAGACATAGGAGAACCAGAGATTATTAAGCAAAAATAACTTGCCTCCTTATGTTTTGACTCAATAAGAGCAGCTTCCTTCTCTTTTTCAAGTTGAGCGGCAACTTCATTGACGAGTTTCTTTCTACCTTCTTCTAGTCGCCTTCCAATTTCAAGCTTGATCTCCTCCTTGTTCAAGCTTTCATCAACTTTTCTCTTAATTGCTTCTTCAACTCTTTTTGCAGTTTCTTCTTCTATTAATTTTAGTTCTGCTTCCTCTTGACGCCTGAGAGAAAAGAAGCAAAAATTAGACACGGGATAAACATTCACGCAGAGAGCAAGGATTCCTTTTATGTTCCCCAGATTCATAAAATAAAGGGAGAACTAACTTGTGAAGTATTGCCCTTTTCCTCCTTAATGTATAACTAAAGGAACAACAAAGACTGACCTCCATGTTGACATATGCACTAAATATACATGTTATTGCTTTATAGCATACCTCTACCTGAATTCTGCCCAAACAAATGAGAATCAAAACTGGTGAACAGTAGATAAACGAGGCACCCAATTGATCATCAAAATTAATAAGTGGAACTATAGCAGTAACTTCCTTCAAATAAGCCTGTGGAGAAGAATGTCAAATAACCTGTAGCAATTTTTAAAGCTAATCACCAAAATACATGAAGCTTTATGGCAAAAGTAGAACTATAAGTAGAAAATTTCCACTTTGCAAAATAGATGACCCAAATTACCAACATGTAGGCTTAAATAGTCAGAAATGGTGACAACAAGAAGCCTGAGACCAATGCTTGAATTGCAAGATAGTGTTCAAGATTCAGAATGGAACATAGCAGGAGTACAGAAACTTGCTCCAAGACAACTTGAAATCGACAAAACGTTTGAAGAAAATAGCTACATACCATCATCCATCTAGACTACCAAGCAAAATCTTGTCAAATGTTCCTATTCCCGAGTGCATTCATGATTATGTCTATCCTATTAACTTTTGTGAGGATGGGTAAGAAAATTTCATGTTTTAGCAAATGAATGTAGCATCACACTTGTCCTTGCAGCAGTTACCACATCTGTTGATGTAATGAAGGACAGCTAAGACCGTGATAGGCGGCACGGTAGACTAACCAAACAAAGATCAAGGTGTCAAAGTTTCCTTCTCTCTTTCTTTATCACTCTCACATAGTTTAGCAACAGCTGAACCAATTAAAAAGCATAACTTATTACATGCAGCACTTTGTTTTGCAAGTTGGTGATCCAGCTGCATTCTGTGAATTATACTGCCTTATAACATGTACTATAGCAACTTGCAATCCACTTGCAACATAGACAGGTTCAACTCCATCAACCCTATAGCCATTTACCTATTATGAGAAATAAAAAAGCAAGAAGAAGAGTGTAATGAAACCCAGATCATTAGGCATAGTTAAAGAGCTCAGGCAAGCAGTTGGGGTATTGGTTCACGAAACTCTTTTACTCCGGAAGGAACGTTACTGCCTTTATGTTGAATAAGATGGACAGGGAGGATAAATAAAAATGTAAAGCATACAAGCTTTACAATATCTTGCTACATTAAATAGTGGATACACATATTACACAACAACAATTTAAGTTAGACCACATTCTACAAATATCTAATACTCAACACTCGAAGACAAGGTTTATTTTAGAGCTGAGCTTTCAAGAACAATAAAAATCCTCTTATTTTCAAGCAGTGGGAGTAAATGCCAAAATTTCCACGATCCAATCCTACATCTACCTcataacaataaaaaaaatatcCTAAAACTACCTCATCATCAGACTCATAACAAAAATCTTTCAATTAAGGAACTGACATCTTGATCTGTAATCTCCAAAGGTAAGTCCATTagaacaaatcagaaaaaaaaacaaaaacccaTCCAACATCCTCAGAGTAAGCACTTTAAAAAAAACTTTCATCTATTCACGATTGGTTTCAGGAAAACAGTACAGAAACTGGAGGTGTCTACTTAAAAGTTGAAGAGTGTATAAAAGAACTTAACCCTATAGGTGGATTCTCTAAACAAATGCAAAGTTTTCTCTAAGATGAGAAAGAGATAGAAAGGGAAAATATCAAACAGAAATAGCTTCAGAAAATGAGAAGATTTACAAATGCAGCAGTACCTTTTCTTCTCCTCTTCATCAAGTCTATTTTTTTCACTGATATCCTTTTGTTCTTTCGATCCGATACTTGAAACGGGTGATTTACCAATAGGAGACAATGAGGTACTCCTACTTCTTTGTCTCCTATGGTGCCTTGGAGAGCGACTCTTACGTCGTCTGGTGGCTGGAGAACGGCTTTTATGGCGCCTTGGGGACAATGAACGGCTTCGTCTTCTGTATAACAATGATTAACATTTAAGCAAAATGTATTGGCACCAGATAACATAAAAATCCCCAGACATACTAACCAGTCCTCCAAATCAATTAGATACTAAAGCATGTACAGTTACCTCATGAATTGCAAAGAATAAACTTGAGCTCCGTCTTTTATCATAGGGAACAGCTAATATCACAATCGAGCAACCAATGGACACTCATCGGCACCCATGACTTCTTTTAATTCCTCACTGAAGAACATAGTTTGCACCGGGTATTACATTTAGGTTTCTATTTATTAACTCTACTCGTTAGGATCATGCATATCTTCAGAAAAGTAGACAATTCCAGATGGCAGTCTGACCGAGGACTAAAATTTGCAACTGAACAGCGAACCACCAGCTTACAATATGACATATTACATAGAGACCACAAAGATTTAACTATGCTGATCACAGGTATTGAAAACTCTTAAAGGCTAGTGGATTTTGATGAGTAAATACCACTCTGAACAAATTGAAATCAATAATGACAGCAGAAGCACGAAACAAGTCTGCAACCCCTATCTCCCGGCTTGAGAACAGAGCTAGATATCCAATGAAGGGAATTGATTAAATGAAACGAAGAATAAGGCCCTTTATCCAAACAACGGAAAGGGGAGGgaaggggggtgggggtggggggtaaCTTTCAGAAATTGATCCACAACCAGACAGTAGGTGGACAACTTAGCTATGCGAATGCAGCAGTCACTAGAAGTTCCTCTTAAAGTCTTTAAAATACAAGCAAAAATGATCAATCATCAATTCTGCCACAGCTTAATATCAATTTTGAGCAACGCGGCAAGTCCATCCAATAAATGGTAGATAAAAACCAATACTTTTTTCAAGAATCAAACACGTACACAATACCTGAACAAACTGTAATGAATCAGCAAACACATGTGAGAGCTTTATTAGAACAATAAGCAACAAATCCTTGTACATACAGATCAGAGATATTAACATAAGGACAGTATCCATATATGTCAAATCCATACATCAATTTACGTAAATGGGTATCACCTGCTATAAGAATAAGGGGATCTGCTTCTATCTCTCCGGCTTCTGCGGCTATGTCTGCGCACCACAGGCGATGGTGACCGTGAATATCTCCTCCTATATGCCGGCGACCTCGATCTAGACCTTGAAATATCCCTATCCCTACCCCTACCCATCTCTTCTTCAACTAGTTATACAAAACAACCACAAATTCACCTGTAATAATAAACAAAGTCAAAACCCACCAAacaaatttcaagaaaatgtgTATGACCTTAGGCCAATTAAAATATCTATTACTAGCATCATAAACCACACCCCCACACACAACAATTCCAAAAACAAGTATAACTTAAGACCAAAACGAAATAATGATAACAAGAATCAAAATCCACCTACCTAAAACAAGTTAAAAAACACGTATAACTTAAGACTAAACAAAAAAGTAAAAGTACCAAACTTCATACACTAATAATAAAGCATATAGAAATCGAAAAAGGGTATACAGATATTCAGGTAAAGTGAAAGCTGAAAAATTACCTGTTATAACAATGAAAAGATGGATCTTTGCCGGGGCATAACGATTGAGAATGAGTAAATAAACCCTAAAATAGAGAGCAAGAACAGAGAGATATTATATCTGGGTCTATtgtttttctttctattttgggcttcttctttttttcacgGTTGAATGATTTCAAGGTATAAATACCAAATGGGTCCTTGTTCAAtacacagagagagagagagatgatgAATGTAGTCGCTTGCAAAGGAAGATGAGAGATGACCATACCAATGAAAAAGGTTtcgagaaaaaaagaaaaaaaaaaaagaaattgaactTGTATGGGATTATAACTTAATAACACCTGGATGAGCTTATgccttataagttaaaaaaataagATGGGcagtctaatttatttttttggcttataagttattttcagcttataagcagttttagataagctaagttaaatgagcccaattattttttttttagctcattttaagcacaaaatgactttaagctggccaaccaaatactcaaaaaagctgaaaacaacttataagccaatacAAACGGGCTCCTAGTAGTATGAATTATGACCTCTTCCTCGTTGATTTGTCTATtggtaaaaaaaattaattttattaaaaataggGTAATATATTACTATTATCAAAGTGCTATCTGTTGATCTATTTCTTTTTCCATAACCATAACTCGACAAATTCAGGAAACGCTTCCTCGCTTCCTCTCAGAAATTTCTCACTTAGGGTAATTTTGTTTTTCATCTCACCGTATTTATTGATTGTTTTAATGGGTTTAACATTTATATAAGATGATGGTTTTAAATGGGTTCAATATTTTGCTTAGTTTGATCTTTTATTTTTGTTGCGTAAAAGATAAATGTACCTGCTCCTCGTTACCAcataaaattggaaatttggaatggGATAGAAAAATTGATCTAGCAAGTTTTGACGGCAAAATATTAATTTATCAAATTGGGGTCAAAATTTTGAACTCTAAGCGAAAAAATTTATTGGCCTTTACAACCATAACTCAAGCCTCAAAGGCCAAAAGTATTACAAGAAAAATGTTATGATTTCTTCCCGACTCATACGTCTTGATGAGCAAAACTACCCCCTTGGCACACACACCACACAAACTCTCTTGGCTAGCGTCCTCCGAGTTTGGGGAACTCATCTATTGCCTATTTCCTCTTTTAATTTTGGTCGTTGCATATCTGAAATAGAATATTTAGATTTCTCTCTTACACCAACCAAACAAAGCCTACTATATCAGTTCGAGCCACAGTTCGCGAAAAAATTGTCGAACAGTTAATGTAAACATGGTAGCAAAGATGTTTACAAATACAAAACATCCAGAGGAGATACTTTGAACAGGCAATCTTAGAAAAACAATAAAATTGTAAAATGATACACTGGCAAAGATAACACATCAAGTATGGATATGATCCCTTAACTCCTCAAAGTACTGTGGCTTGAATCTCACTCTGTGACATCCAAAAGTTTCAATTGTACATGATCCAACAGCCTTGCCTGTTCACAGAAATGCATCCTTCTCAAGCAGCTTTAGGACATCCTGCTGGTTGTTGAGTTTCGCAACATCAATTGGCGTCTTTCCATCCAAGTTTTGTAGAGTGCtgcacaaattaaaaaaaaaaaacatgtgttAAGCAGATAGGTTTCATCAGATGAGAAAATAAGGAATAATGAGACATGTGGGGCGAAAATGACATCAGCGGGATCGTAGAAAAGCAAACATACACAGCGGCTCCATTCTCTAGCAGCAGTGCTACACATTCCTTCCTACCATATCCAGCAGCATAGTGAAGAGCAGTGTTCTTGTTCTTGTCCAAAGCATCAACCTTTGCCCCAGCTTCAACAAGGATCTGAGCACACTTCACCTGGAATAAAATAAAGAATATAATTTTAACTAAGACGAAATTTGGAGAAACGTTGGCTTATTTCAATGGTAATATACTCTCCAAAATAACATGTAATCAAACCTTAAACCTCCTATCTTGACGATGTGGAAATTTCCTTTTATGTAGATGGTGAAACTTTTTCATATTCCTTTTTCTGTTGATGAGTGCTCGTAAAATGACACGGCTATTATGCCCCTCGCCCCAACCCGAAAAAGTAAAATAGTGCTTTCAACTTTCAACACACTGAATCTGAAGCAAAAAGAGAACTTTCCAAaagcattttataaggaaaagaAACACCATATCGTGTAGTAACTCAATACCAAGCCCATGCCATCAAGTGTGGCTACCATATCCAGCATTGACAAAACTGTTCCTATCCAGACTAAATTGCTAATATTAAACAAGCAGAAAAGAAACTATACCATCAGCATGAAAAGGTAATTTTGAAGATCGGATTTCATCAGGGCATATAGAAGCTTTCAGACTACTAAAAATGGTCagaattaaaacaaaaaaaaaaagtaaaaaataaaagagtTCCAAAGTACACAAATTCTGAGGGAGAAATAATTGGTGCTTTTATAAAAAATTAATCCCCCTGAAAG
The sequence above is a segment of the Lycium barbarum isolate Lr01 chromosome 6, ASM1917538v2, whole genome shotgun sequence genome. Coding sequences within it:
- the LOC132598703 gene encoding uncharacterized protein At1g10890 isoform X2; this encodes MIKDGAQVYSLQFMRRRSRSLSPRRHKSRSPATRRRKSRSPRHHRRQRSRSTSLSPIGKSPVSSIGSKEQKDISEKNRLDEEEKKRRQEEAELKLIEEETAKRVEEAIKRKVDESLNKEEIKLEIGRRLEEGRKKLVNEVAAQLEKEKEAALIESKHKEEQARKEKEELERMLEEKRRKVEEAQRREALEQQMKEEQRYRELEELQRQKEEALRRKKQQEEEERANQMKLLGKNKSRPKLSFALGLK
- the LOC132598703 gene encoding uncharacterized protein At1g10890 isoform X1, with amino-acid sequence MGRGRDRDISRSRSRSPAYRRRYSRSPSPVVRRHSRRSRRDRSRSPYSYSRRRSRSLSPRRHKSRSPATRRRKSRSPRHHRRQRSRSTSLSPIGKSPVSSIGSKEQKDISEKNRLDEEEKKRRQEEAELKLIEEETAKRVEEAIKRKVDESLNKEEIKLEIGRRLEEGRKKLVNEVAAQLEKEKEAALIESKHKEEQARKEKEELERMLEEKRRKVEEAQRREALEQQMKEEQRYRELEELQRQKEEALRRKKQQEEEERANQMKLLGKNKSRPKLSFALGLK